CAACGGCTAGTAATGGTTCTGCTTCTGTAGACAAACATGTTGGTGCTAGTTCTGATGTCAGTGAGCCACTAGGGAGTGTTGAAGGTCAGAAGATTGAGGTCAATGTATCATGCAACCCGCAAGATCTCAATGATGTCCCTGATGTTTTGAGCCAGACTCGAGTAGAGCCTCGAGTGTTTGCAAATGCAGAAGGACTTGATCCTGAGGTATTGGAAGAATGTGTCCAGACAACGCCACCTGATGCTGACATTTTCTTAAAAGCTAACATGAGTGACTTGGGAGTCAGCATAGATCATAATGCTCAGCAGATGGAGAAAAAATGTGCAGGTCATCCATCAGATACTAGAAATGGCTGCACTGTCAGGAAGCCTACTTTGACTCCTGGGAAAAATGGCAGTGTCTTGAGAAACAAATTGGTAAATAACAGGAAATTCCGAATAGCTATTATGAATTTCTCCAATTAAATGATGCTTATTTGCAGAAAACAAAGTGAATGGCCATTTTCCTCTAATTTTATATGAATTGTTTTAACAGGCTCTAAATCCTTGCTCTAGGCTGACAAAGGTGTTCAAAGCCGCAGGCTCTGTTAGCTACAGAAGACTGCTTCCATTTCTGATGGATGTTGCAAAAAATGATCCTGGTAAATCACATTTTTCTAAACCATTAGGTACATAAATTAGGTGTGGTTAAAATGGATACCATGAATACACAAAATGCTCGCAGACTGACCAGCTTTTCATGTTTCATAGGAGGAGCTTCAAGTGAAAATGGACTCCCTAAATTTCGGAGGGACTTGGAATGCAACCGACCTTTGATCACTGTGACTAAAGAAGTTCCTAGGAACAAAGAATATTCTCCCAAAAAAGATGAAATCAAAGAACAGGAGACAAAGTTACTGGAACCGAACTGCACCTTAGCCAATGGCATGAGTGATCACTTGAATACTTGTATCACAATGGAAGTTTCAAGCTCTGCTGCTGAATTGTTCAATAAGATGCCAAGTTCAGTGTTTCCTGATGACGATGCCAATCCCCAGACATTACTTAATGTGGATATCACAAGAAAATCAGAAACTGAGGGTACTGATGCAAGTAATTCAGAAAAGTCGGAATCAGAATGTCTCAATAATTTTATTACTGGAGCAAATTTTTCAGGAGTATTGTCAAGCTACAATGTAAGTCCTAAAACCTCAGCTGGACAATACAATATCCCAAACCTCTTGCCGATCAGTCTTGAAGATTTGCTAAGTGAATACGGAGTAGAGGATCCAAAAGTTGAGCCTGTTAGTCCTGAAGGAGATTGCATGACTTTGGAGGTAGATTGTActgaagaaaataagaattgtGGTGATCTGACTGACACTGTAGGAATTCATGCAAATGCTAGTGAGTCTCTAAAGAAGAAGCTTTTCCTCAAGATATCAGAACCTGATACTATCAATAATGAAAGCAGCTGCGATGCTTTGCTGGTAGATCGCAACGGAGACAGTGGAGGGCTCGACACAGTTGCTTTGATCAAAGCATCTTCCTCAACTGAACCATCAGATCTTTCAGGATATGGTAATGATGGTCCAACCAAAACCCTATGCAGTGAGTCCATACAAGAAATCTCACAATCTGAGCCTATTGGTTGTCGAAGAGACTGCATAGGTGTTGATGATAATCTAAACAAAAATGGATGCCTTGAACCAGCTATTTGTCTCCAGAAATCAACTCAGACCGAATTATCATATGATCTGGTTAGTCATCCTGATGTTCTCAACAAAGGAATATTAAAGAGAAATCCTAGGGGATGCAGAGGTCTGTGTAACTGTCTGAACTGTGCATCATTTCGCCTGCACGCTGAGAGAGCTtttgaattttctagaaatcAGATGCAAGATACTGAAGaagtttctttgagattgatgaaGGAGTTGGCTGATATGCGGGTTTTCTTGGAGAAGCGCCTTTCTACTGAATACAACCTTGCTCCTATCCCACTTACTCAGGTAAAGACTAGATTAACTACTTCAATAACTGTGGCTCTTTCTTTCAGTTTGTATAATACTTGTTTTCTAGTGTCACTTTAAAGTCTACAGGGTCCTGGATTTTGGTGTGAAATGATTTTGATTGCGCTATCtgtatttcaaattttgaaatttcttcTGAACAGATCATTAATTTGCCAAATTGATAATTTATGTGATTAGTTTATCCTTCTTTTCATCCATTTATTTGGCTGCTCATGTCTCAAATATTTAAAGAAATTGTCTAATTCTGTTCGTAATTGAAGTATCCAAATAGTAGCCCTGGTACTTAAAGCTTAGGCTTTATATTTGTAAACTTTCTTGTTTGACCTTCTCTCTTTCTGTGGGAGAAAATTGATGTTCTATGTTATCCATTTAATGATCATAAAGCTTACAAAAGTATGATGTCATTTAACATTGTTGCACTTCAGCTCGAGGTTGATGAAGCATGTACGAAAGCATTGGAAGCTGAACAACGAGCAAAAGAACGCCTTAGCCAAATGAACAATGAACTCACCTATCACTGCAGAGTCCCGGTAATTAACTATTTTAACTTCAAGCATAATCAACTTATAGTACATCAATGAAAGAAGGGTGTTCAAATTTCCTGTTCATTTACATGTACTCATTCAATGTTATAACCTGCAGTCCTTGTACCGGCCAAGAGTGACATTTGCCACTTGTAATGAAGAAAAAGCTGTTGCAAAGATAGAATCATCTAGTTCAAAAGCAGGGACAAAACGTGCCCGAAAGAAGCATCACAGAGCTTAGCTCCCTGCTTATGTTATCAAATTTGACTTGTAGATACGTGACAgtccagaaatatatttttatgattgaAGCTAtaactcttgacttcttcagAAATGAGATTATTTACTTCTTTTGTCATCATACTGCAAAGATATTGCTTTATATTTGCAAAATTATCTTTCCACAACCATGGCCTAAAAGTTGATGTCTGTTGAATTGCAATTTATGTTACGTCTTTATATATCATCTTTGTTGGAAGTATTATGGGAGGAAAAGTGAGCAGCAATATTGGCTACTTGATCACTATTATTAGGACTTAGATATATACAGAAAACATAGTAGTATTTGTCCCTGCGTTCTCTCAATTATGTGCTATCTTAAGTATGAACATTTAGCACTCAAGGCTCTGCCTTAATAGTCAATGAAGTTGGGGAGAGAGTCATAAAGTTTCGGTTCAAATTTCAGCACAAATGAAAATGAtaggtgatttcttctcatCTACCTAAACGTTCGTGGGTAGCATTACTCAGTACCTATTGTTGGTAGAAGAATAGTAGGTATTCTGATGGAATTAATCAAGGTGGACAAGCTGGCCAATGATTGATTGATCTTTTAGGAACATCTAAGATAATCAATGGAGGATTAAAGATTTGGGCATCACATTACCAACTTAAGGTTAATGGAGGCTTTCACGGCAAAGGTTGGTGAGGAAAAAGGGTTATTTTTCTATTAGGAGTACTAATATTCTTGgtttattaaattattaattaactaTGTCAGTGGTTAACCAGTAGCTGAAATAATTGTGATTATAATAACTTTGAGAATAAATCATGAAGTGCTTTGATATACTTATTTTTGAACCAGTTCTATCGAAAATAATCGTTCTACCTCCCATCTATCATCCATTATGTATTAAGATCAGTATTAGTAAAATTGCTCTTAACTTCATGTTTCAATGTTATTTTCCTTTGTTGTTACTAGAAGTGTCATAAAGGCAGATTGAACTGATTTGTGCGAATCAAAATGGGAagataatactaatattaaaaGTACCAAAaaggatattaaataaaattgatacaaaataaaCTACTAGCTAGCTTCAAATAACATACAAAATTTATGAAACAAAGAAAAGcacattaatttattttagttgGCTAATAATCTATCAAAATAAAACcacaaacacataaaataattacacacacaaaaaaaaaccaaCTACATAGTCCACTCAAAATCTTCTGCATTCTGGAGGAAAACCTTGAGGAAACCTCTTAATATCAGTGCAATAATTATATATCATGAAATTCTTTTGAACCCATCTTAATCTTCTTCTGCCATTGGCATCAAGTTcttgattttgccatttttgaTCAGAGAATTGTGAAGGGCTAAAGCTTTGGGCCATGTAATTTCTATAGTAGGCTGTGAATGGGGCTTGGGCCCAATCAGTTTTCACTAGGCCTCCTCTTGTGGCCCAATCATCAGCATTCCAAAGGCTTGAGTAAATCCTCATGGGCTGGTTCTTGGGAAATGGTACACCAACTGATTCAGCATTCTTGTAAACTCTTATAGGTGTGTTGTCCACCAAGAatctgaaataaataaaattaaaatgtaaCTAAGGATggaaattttgtatttttatgtaAAGTTCAATTACTTTAACACGACAACCAATAAATAGTTTTTACAACATTACTACGGTTAATTTAAGTAGGCGTTCAAATGTGAAATGATTGATATTTGACAAAAAAAGGTACTATATGAAGTTAAGTTGAAAAGGGTATTTGAATATAAAAACATAGTTAAAATTTTGTGAGTGaaaaccttttttaaaaaaaacacttaAACTTGTTTTGCGCAACTTCTAATTCTATATCTCAACTTTGAAGCTAAAATAATAGGTTAGTTTGATAGTTTTGTGACTTCATTGTTACAGTAGAAAAAGTTTGTTATTTTAACGTTTCATTGTTATAGTGGATAAAACTTAGTGATCATTGGAGATTAATATAATGTTAAGGGATTTGCTTACACGATGTGTTGGGGTTTCCAAATGATTGAGTAAGTGTGGAAGTTCTTGGTAGGGTCAAACCAGAGATAGAATTGTTGCTCTTTATTTCCCTTGCCTTGGGCATAAATGTTTGTGTGGAGAATATAAGGTTCACCAGTAACATTTCCCAAGAACTCGAAGTCAATTTCATCATGAGTGGTTCCTTGAGAAGATAActgcaattaaaaaaaaatagttagtAAAATTGCTACTTtagatttttattaatttccaATTTGGAGCCGGTGAAGAACCAGGATTTTGAGTAAAAGgattcaaaatcaaaataagtaGACACATGAGTTGGTCGAAGAAGGTTTCAACAttactttatatacataaaaaattattttaacagTAGCCCCTACTGTTTGGAGCAACAAAAAGATTTTTATGAGAAGTGTGACATGTAATATGCTTTGAGgaaactaaataaaaagaaaaggagtaGGGAATCAAGAAGTCATTATTATCACACATAAAAAGTTGCTTATAAGTaacatttaaaaaagaaaagtactTCTTGACCACATAGGAAAATAGTCACATGAGCACCAACCAAGTTGTTATATTAGACcacaatataatatatatatatatatatatatatatatatatatatatatactaggcATATTTGTGGTTATTTCTACATGTAAAATTAAACAAGTTGCTTGTGACAGTATAATAGCTTCCTACCTTAtaaatcattaaataaatatGACATGACTACAAATTTCACTTTCTTAACATACCCTAAAAAAATTCCCAAAATTGCAAATATTTTACTTGAAAGATAAATTGAACTACAAGTAGCTTTCACAAACATCTGTTAATCTGTTAATGTTATAATAGATAAAGTTCAATAATAATATGTGAAATTAATTGTACTTACGTAGTACGTAGTAACGGTGCCAGCAGAATTTCCAGCAACAAGTTTGATTTGCATATCAATTCTTCCAAAGAGATGTTCTTTTTTAGATTGAAAACCAGAGCCAGAAACTTTGTCCAAAGATAAAGATAGAAGTTGGCCTCCATTGAAAATCTTGGCTCTATTGCCACCCCAAGTGAAgtcaaattcttgaaaaaaattgCCACCATAAGTAACCATGCAAGAACTAAACAAAAGTGCTAAAATCAAGAACCCATAATGGGAAAAAGACcccattttaagctaaaatttACTTGAACTTAGAATAATGTTTGATTTTTTGCTTGTGTGTGGAATGGGATTTAAAGGTTACAAGTATTTATATTGAGTAGAAGGAGCTTAGAGCTATAAAGAAGAGGGCAAAAAGCTTGTGAACTACTTGAGTTATTGGTTGGTGGGGTGGGAtggggcgggggggggggggaggcaTGGGCAACAACTGGTGCCAgcttagcatacataagagcTGGAGCATTGTTTGTTTTAGGATTGGATGGTTTAGAGTTTTTTTGGTGTTTgttaagaataataataaaacgtAACAGTTCATAGCGTGATCTAGCGgtcaataaaataaataaaatcaggGTTCAAATCAAGCAAAACAAtgctcaaatatttttttaattcatcataattttgatggacaaaattactcaatattTATGCTCAGGATCAAGTCGGAGCTAGGGACACAAAAGGAGTTCATTTGAATAACTTTTatggaaaaataattaaaattatttattttatgtatataaactAGATATCGATCATACATAGTCGacttcttatttcttttttatatttttaaataaaaacttcCAGTTTCACTATTATTCGATGGTATCAAATGCTATTATTGAAAAAGAGagttaaataatgaaaaagtgTGGGAGTGAGGTTTCAAGAGCTAGAGATAAAGTTTCCAAGAATGATTCTATCCTCCAAAAAAATTTGGTATGGCCTTTACAGGGCTTTACTCTTTGCTCTATTGTATGATTGGACTAGTAAGTGGAAGCCAACCAGATCAATTGTCCTGACAAAAGTATAATAACTCAAAGGCCAAGATAAAAGTAGATgagtactactattattatattaaatgaACTTTTTTATTAACAGCAAGATATATAAACCACTTGGTTTAATTTGTTAGCAAGCTTCTTATGACCTTGTTGTTGATAAGGCCAACAACTTTTACTACTGGCAATATGCTGTCATTTTACCCATTTGCTACTTGCTAGGAAAAAGGACAATGAATGGAAAGTAAAAAAATTTTGAAGAGAGAGAAGTTTAattacttgaaaatatgcaaaattatattgaatatattattattattattattattataaaaaaagttaCGTACATAAAATAATTAGTGACGAATAACTTACATtgttatataataataaaagcaTCACTACTTATGTTTAATGATAGATTGTAAAAAATCTTATTAGTTACAGGCTATTTAGTAGTAGATTGACTTTAAAGATCAAGGTTACTAAATAAAGAATTAGCAACATATAGCTTACGTCGTTATTAACAAAAAATCGCCTCTAATTCTATTTAACAAtagattattaaaataataacagGCTATTTATTGACACATTCCCACGTGGTATATATAATTCGATAGTTATTGTCATTATCATGGTtagattgaaaaaaaagaaaattgttcTTAGCCACACCCGTTATTTATTCAAATCGAATGAATACCTAACATATATGTATTGTAATGACTAAATCATAGTTAATTTTTACTTTGATTAATTTATCACTAACCATCATGAATTAACATAATTTGGTGTACTACAATTTAATATTCCATTCACACACCCCCCCCCCTCCCTCCAACAATCCTTAAAATCaaaatccttttatttttttaatttgttcagAAAATAAGGAGAAGCTCTTTGTCAGTGTCTTGTTTGTTTGTACTTTGTACAACACTATAATTATATATCTAAATCTATATGTTACATTAATTCTTCATAAACCGAGTTCAACAACTATTCAAACAATCCAAAAATCTAACTAGGAAATAAAGGAACCTTGCTTGTAACATTTTTTGACCATTGAAAGCACTTTTAAGTGGACAAAAAAGTAGCTCTCTATCTCTGTTACAGCCTGCATTGATTTAATTTGTTCATGAATCATTAATTGTTAACAGCTGTGGTTATTTAGTTTAGactaattaatataattaattgaaaCTTCTTAGAGGATCCATACAAAATTCACTAGTAAAAATTTATTAGCGCATTACACTATATTTATGAATACAAAAATGTGTCTCTCACCGTAGAGTGTTCATCCGAAGGGCATAGGTTATGACGTAggatatttatctattttttactGTAAAATTGATTCACACCAATTCTTCTATTTTGTATAGAAAAAATACGAATTCGGATAGTCATTATCATTTAATATATTGCTAAAATCTAATGGTCCAATTTGATGTAAATACGGATAAGTATACGTAGTGTCGTGTCATAATTTTCAAGAGAAAAATATCTATATAAAGAATTGAGTAATATTGCTcatttaatttgcataattttattttacgattttaaatttgtttttacttGAGACAACGGTATATATTAAAGCAATATCTCTATTTTCACAAGATAGAAGTAAGTTTACATATATACCACCTTATCCACACCACACTTGCAACTTGTAAGATTACATTGAATATTGAATATATTGTCCtaatacaattttaaatttgcatAAGTTAAATTTTCACCAAATTCTCATTTCATCTTTCCTTTGGACCATCACTCCCCGAAAAAAAAAGGTAGAACAAAAATTAAAGTATCTGCGATGGAACGTTATTCTTGGACCACAAAGTTTTGAAATTCTCTTCAATGAGatagataatttattaattagGTCGTTactatatttcattaaattctttttttggtTCCATTGGTTGAAGGAAAATAAAACGCTATATTACACAAGTCATAATTGATAACGTTTGAACTCTATAATTCAAGTAAAAAG
This DNA window, taken from Solanum dulcamara chromosome 3, daSolDulc1.2, whole genome shotgun sequence, encodes the following:
- the LOC129883320 gene encoding uncharacterized protein LOC129883320 isoform X1, producing MQSPIRHDRKRKQGGSRSSSIMEGQFTRSKSQIYLHCNRSGRVRVDSTRFKRSHHQLRQLDPPVKKPKRIFVQNPEVSSDLCEMSRTPIKDLRARRVFSPTASIVIENDENLKKGEFKEKNGGGFELNVEKGDETGNENVGVGNIGTESNGNRGSSGRNSIELSSGNVSIPKSNSAVSSSLRRKVFIAPSSYSYRRLLPYVMDASREYSDVSEIETRDTSSKFNYPTLSYLKPHLRSTASNGSASVDKHVGASSDVSEPLGSVEGQKIEVNVSCNPQDLNDVPDVLSQTRVEPRVFANAEGLDPEVLEECVQTTPPDADIFLKANMSDLGVSIDHNAQQMEKKCAGHPSDTRNGCTVRKPTLTPGKNGSVLRNKLALNPCSRLTKVFKAAGSVSYRRLLPFLMDVAKNDPGGASSENGLPKFRRDLECNRPLITVTKEVPRNKEYSPKKDEIKEQETKLLEPNCTLANGMSDHLNTCITMEVSSSAAELFNKMPSSVFPDDDANPQTLLNVDITRKSETEGTDASNSEKSESECLNNFITGANFSGVLSSYNVSPKTSAGQYNIPNLLPISLEDLLSEYGVEDPKVEPVSPEGDCMTLEVDCTEENKNCGDLTDTVGIHANASESLKKKLFLKISEPDTINNESSCDALLVDRNGDSGGLDTVALIKASSSTEPSDLSGYGNDGPTKTLCSESIQEISQSEPIGCRRDCIGVDDNLNKNGCLEPAICLQKSTQTELSYDLVSHPDVLNKGILKRNPRGCRGLCNCLNCASFRLHAERAFEFSRNQMQDTEEVSLRLMKELADMRVFLEKRLSTEYNLAPIPLTQLEVDEACTKALEAEQRAKERLSQMNNELTYHCRVPSLYRPRVTFATCNEEKAVAKIESSSSKAGTKRARKKHHRA
- the LOC129883320 gene encoding uncharacterized protein LOC129883320 isoform X2 — its product is MQSPIRHDRKRKQGGSRSSSIMEGQFTRSKSQIYLHCNRSGRVRVDSTRFKRSHHQLRQLDPPVKKPKRIFVQNPEVSSDLCEMSRTPIKDLRARRVFSPTASIVIENDENLKKGEFKEKNGGGFELNVEKGDETGNENVGVGNIGTESNGNRGSSGRNSIELSSGNVSIPKSNSAVSSSLRRKVFIAPSSYSYRRLLPYVMDASREYSEIETRDTSSKFNYPTLSYLKPHLRSTASNGSASVDKHVGASSDVSEPLGSVEGQKIEVNVSCNPQDLNDVPDVLSQTRVEPRVFANAEGLDPEVLEECVQTTPPDADIFLKANMSDLGVSIDHNAQQMEKKCAGHPSDTRNGCTVRKPTLTPGKNGSVLRNKLALNPCSRLTKVFKAAGSVSYRRLLPFLMDVAKNDPGGASSENGLPKFRRDLECNRPLITVTKEVPRNKEYSPKKDEIKEQETKLLEPNCTLANGMSDHLNTCITMEVSSSAAELFNKMPSSVFPDDDANPQTLLNVDITRKSETEGTDASNSEKSESECLNNFITGANFSGVLSSYNVSPKTSAGQYNIPNLLPISLEDLLSEYGVEDPKVEPVSPEGDCMTLEVDCTEENKNCGDLTDTVGIHANASESLKKKLFLKISEPDTINNESSCDALLVDRNGDSGGLDTVALIKASSSTEPSDLSGYGNDGPTKTLCSESIQEISQSEPIGCRRDCIGVDDNLNKNGCLEPAICLQKSTQTELSYDLVSHPDVLNKGILKRNPRGCRGLCNCLNCASFRLHAERAFEFSRNQMQDTEEVSLRLMKELADMRVFLEKRLSTEYNLAPIPLTQLEVDEACTKALEAEQRAKERLSQMNNELTYHCRVPSLYRPRVTFATCNEEKAVAKIESSSSKAGTKRARKKHHRA
- the LOC129883320 gene encoding uncharacterized protein LOC129883320 isoform X3, whose translation is MQSPIRHDRKRKQGGSRSSSIMEGQFTRSKSQIYLHCNRSGRVRVDSTRFKRSHHQLRQLDPPVKKPKRIFVQNPEVSSDLCEMSRTPIKDLRARRVFSPTASIVIENDENLKKGEFKEKNGGGFELNVEKGDETGNENVGVGNIGTESNGNRGSSGRNSIELSSGNVSIPKSNSAVSSSLRRKVFIAPSSYSYRRLLPYVMDASREYSDKHVGASSDVSEPLGSVEGQKIEVNVSCNPQDLNDVPDVLSQTRVEPRVFANAEGLDPEVLEECVQTTPPDADIFLKANMSDLGVSIDHNAQQMEKKCAGHPSDTRNGCTVRKPTLTPGKNGSVLRNKLALNPCSRLTKVFKAAGSVSYRRLLPFLMDVAKNDPGGASSENGLPKFRRDLECNRPLITVTKEVPRNKEYSPKKDEIKEQETKLLEPNCTLANGMSDHLNTCITMEVSSSAAELFNKMPSSVFPDDDANPQTLLNVDITRKSETEGTDASNSEKSESECLNNFITGANFSGVLSSYNVSPKTSAGQYNIPNLLPISLEDLLSEYGVEDPKVEPVSPEGDCMTLEVDCTEENKNCGDLTDTVGIHANASESLKKKLFLKISEPDTINNESSCDALLVDRNGDSGGLDTVALIKASSSTEPSDLSGYGNDGPTKTLCSESIQEISQSEPIGCRRDCIGVDDNLNKNGCLEPAICLQKSTQTELSYDLVSHPDVLNKGILKRNPRGCRGLCNCLNCASFRLHAERAFEFSRNQMQDTEEVSLRLMKELADMRVFLEKRLSTEYNLAPIPLTQLEVDEACTKALEAEQRAKERLSQMNNELTYHCRVPSLYRPRVTFATCNEEKAVAKIESSSSKAGTKRARKKHHRA
- the LOC129883321 gene encoding xyloglucan endotransglucosylase protein 1-like; this translates as MGSFSHYGFLILALLFSSCMVTYGGNFFQEFDFTWGGNRAKIFNGGQLLSLSLDKVSGSGFQSKKEHLFGRIDMQIKLVAGNSAGTVTTYYLSSQGTTHDEIDFEFLGNVTGEPYILHTNIYAQGKGNKEQQFYLWFDPTKNFHTYSIIWKPQHIVFLVDNTPIRVYKNAESVGVPFPKNQPMRIYSSLWNADDWATRGGLVKTDWAQAPFTAYYRNYMAQSFSPSQFSDQKWQNQELDANGRRRLRWVQKNFMIYNYCTDIKRFPQGFPPECRRF